Proteins co-encoded in one Myotis daubentonii chromosome 8, mMyoDau2.1, whole genome shotgun sequence genomic window:
- the ACTR5 gene encoding actin-related protein 5 isoform X1, whose protein sequence is MAGPQRSRGWRGPRGAGQVKRVAGLSEEVRLGSSLGPEPRGVTRRGGASRRRGRRCGEGRSQRARGKMAASGTAGPAGNVFPFRDARATPDPVLEAGPVAHGPLPVPLVLDNGSFQVRAGWACPGPDAGLEPRLQFRAVCARGRGAARGGAGPQVGNALGSLEPLRWMLRSPFDRNVPVNLELQELLFDYCFQHLGVSSQGCVDHPIVLTEAVCNPLYSRQMMSELLFECYGVPKVAYGIDSLFSFYHNKPKTLISGGLIISSGYQCTHILPILEGRLDAKNCKRINLGGSQAAGYLQRLLQLKYPGHLAAITLSRMEEILHEHSYIAEDYVEELQKWRCPDYYENNVHKMQLPFSSKLLGSTLTAEEKQERRQQQLRRLQELNARRREEKLQLDQERLDRLQYVQELLEDGQMDQFHKALMELNMDSPEELQSYIHKLSSAVEQAKQKILQSEVTLEVDVVDSKPETPDLEPLEPSLEDVENINDFEPLFSEETPEVEKPVAAVQPVFNLAAYHQLFVGTERIRAPEIIFQPSLLGEEQAGIAETLQYILDRYPKDVQEVLVQNVFLTGGNLMYPGLKVRIEKELLAMRPFQSSFQVQLASNPVLDAWYGARDWALDHLDDDAVWITRKEYEEKGGEYFKEHFASNIYVPIHLPKQASRSSEAQASGKGSGASGGSAGLPIGQAQQKPESLADIVPTGQSPGGRDQNGEGWKRT, encoded by the exons ATGGCCGGGCCCCAGCGGTCCCGAGGGTGGCGTGGGCCCCGAGGGGCGGGCCAGGTGAAGAGGGTCGCCGGCCTCAGCGAGGAGGTGAGGCTTGGAAGTTCTTTAGGACCCGAGCCGCGCGGCGTTACGCGCCGGGGCGGGGCTTCACGCCGTCGGGGCCGACGCTGCGGTGAGGGGCGGAGCCAGCGCGCTCGTGGCAAGATGGCGGCGTCCGGGACCGCTGGGCCGGCGGGGAACGTGTTCCCGTTCCGGGACGCCCGCGCCACTCCAGATCCAGTGCTGGAGGCCGGCCCGGTGGCCCACGGGCCCCTGCCGGTGCCCCTGGTGCTGGACAACGGGTCGTTTCAGGTCCGTGCCGGCTGGGCGTGCCCTGGGCCGGATGCAGGCCTGGAGCCGCGCCTCCAGTTCCGCGCCGTGTGCGCTCGCGGGCGGGGCGCggctcggggcggggcgggcccccAGGTGGGCAACGCGCTGGGCAGCCTGGAGCCGCTGCGCTGGATGCTGCGCTCGCCCTTCGACCGCAACGTGCCGGTCAACCTGgagctgcaggagctgctgtTTGACTACTGCTTCCAGCACCTGGGTGTCTCCTCGCAG GGCTGTGTTGACCATCCCATCGTTTTGACAGAAGCGGTGTGCAACCCACTGTATTCGCGACAAATGATGTCTGAGCTCCTTTTTGAGTGCTACGGGGTTCCCAAGGTTGCCTACGGAATAGACAGCCTGTTCAGCTTCTACCACAATAAGCCAAAGACCTTGATTTCCGGTGGGCTCATCATTTCATCTGGGTACCAGTGCACACATATTTTACCCATCTTAGAAGGGAG GTTAGATGCTAAAAATTGCAAACGCATCAATCTGGGAGGAAGCCAAGCAGCTGGCTACCTCCAGCGTCTCCTGCAGCTGAAGTATCCTGGGCACCTGGCAGCTATCACACTCAGCCGCATGGAGGAGATCCTGCACGAGCACAGCTACATCGCGGAGGATTATGTGGAAG aattGCAGAAATGGCGGTGCCCTGACTATTATGAAAACAATGTGCACAAGATGCAGCTCCCATTTTCCAGTAAACTGCTCGGCAGCACTCTGACCGCTGAGGAGAAGCAGGAAaggcggcagcagcagctgcgGCGGCTGCAGGAGCTGAACGCCCGGCGGCGGGAGGAGAAGTTGCAGCTTGATCAGGAGCGGCTAGACAGACTGCAGTACGTGCAG GAACTTCTAGAGGATGGCCAGATGGATCAATTTCACAAAGCCCTGATGGAGCTGAACATGGACTCCCCAGAAGAGCTGCAGTCCTACATACACAAGCTCAGTTCGGCCGTGGAGCAAGCTAAGCAGAAAATCCTCCAATCCGAAGTCACCCTCGAGGTGGATGTGGTGGACAGCAAGCCTGAG ACCCCTGACCTAGAGCCACTAGAGCCGTCCCTGGAAGACGtggaaaacatcaatgattttGAACCCTTGTTTTCAGAGGAAACGCCAGAAGTGGAGAAGCCCGTCGCCGCTGTCCAG CCCGTGTTTAACTTGGCAGCATATCACCAGCTGTTTGTTGGGACTGAAAGAATTCGGGCTCCAGAGATTATCTTCCAGCCATCTCTCCTAGGCGAAGAGCAGGCTGGGATAGCGGAGACCCTTCAGTACATTCTGGACAG GTACCCAAAGGACGTTCAGGAGGTGCTGGTTCAGAACGTTTTCCTCACTGGCGGGAACTTGATGTATCCTGGGCTGAAAGTTAGAATCGAGAAGGAGCTGTTGGCGATGAGACCCTTTCAGTCATCTTTTCAG GTTCAGCTTGCCTCTAACCCTGTGCTGGACGCCTGGTATGGTGCTCGGGACTGGGCCTTGGACCACCTGGATGACGATGCCGTCTGGATCACCAGGAAAGAATAtgaagagaagggaggagagtaCTTCAAGGAGCATTTTGCTTCCAACATATACGTCCCCATCCACCTGCCAAAGCAGGCTTCACGCTCCTCAGAGGCCCAGGCGTCAGGCAAAGGCTCAGGGGCCAGTGGAGGCAGTGCTG GGCTCCCTATTGGCCAAGCCCAACAGAAGCCAGAGAGCCTGGCTGATATAGTCCCCACAGGTCAGTCTCCTGGGGGCAGAGACCAGAATGGAGAAGGCTGGAAGAGGACCTGA
- the ACTR5 gene encoding actin-related protein 5 isoform X2: protein MAGPQRSRGWRGPRGAGQVKRVAGLSEEVRLGSSLGPEPRGVTRRGGASRRRGRRCGEGRSQRARGKMAASGTAGPAGNVFPFRDARATPDPVLEAGPVAHGPLPVPLVLDNGSFQVRAGWACPGPDAGLEPRLQFRAVCARGRGAARGGAGPQVGNALGSLEPLRWMLRSPFDRNVPVNLELQELLFDYCFQHLGVSSQGCVDHPIVLTEAVCNPLYSRQMMSELLFECYGVPKVAYGIDSLFSFYHNKPKTLISGGLIISSGYQCTHILPILEGRLDAKNCKRINLGGSQAAGYLQRLLQLKYPGHLAAITLSRMEEILHEHSYIAEDYVEELQKWRCPDYYENNVHKMQLPFSSKLLGSTLTAEEKQERRQQQLRRLQELNARRREEKLQLDQERLDRLQYVQELLEDGQMDQFHKALMELNMDSPEELQSYIHKLSSAVEQAKQKILQSEVTLEVDVVDSKPETPDLEPLEPSLEDVENINDFEPLFSEETPEVEKPVAAVQPVFNLAAYHQLFVGTERIRAPEIIFQPSLLGEEQAGIAETLQYILDRYPKDVQEVLVQNVFLTGGNLMYPGLKVRIEKELLAMRPFQSSFQVQLASNPVLDAWYGARDWALDHLDDDAVWITRKEYEEKGGEYFKEHFASNIYVPIHLPKQASRSSEAQASGKGSGASGGSAGEQA, encoded by the exons ATGGCCGGGCCCCAGCGGTCCCGAGGGTGGCGTGGGCCCCGAGGGGCGGGCCAGGTGAAGAGGGTCGCCGGCCTCAGCGAGGAGGTGAGGCTTGGAAGTTCTTTAGGACCCGAGCCGCGCGGCGTTACGCGCCGGGGCGGGGCTTCACGCCGTCGGGGCCGACGCTGCGGTGAGGGGCGGAGCCAGCGCGCTCGTGGCAAGATGGCGGCGTCCGGGACCGCTGGGCCGGCGGGGAACGTGTTCCCGTTCCGGGACGCCCGCGCCACTCCAGATCCAGTGCTGGAGGCCGGCCCGGTGGCCCACGGGCCCCTGCCGGTGCCCCTGGTGCTGGACAACGGGTCGTTTCAGGTCCGTGCCGGCTGGGCGTGCCCTGGGCCGGATGCAGGCCTGGAGCCGCGCCTCCAGTTCCGCGCCGTGTGCGCTCGCGGGCGGGGCGCggctcggggcggggcgggcccccAGGTGGGCAACGCGCTGGGCAGCCTGGAGCCGCTGCGCTGGATGCTGCGCTCGCCCTTCGACCGCAACGTGCCGGTCAACCTGgagctgcaggagctgctgtTTGACTACTGCTTCCAGCACCTGGGTGTCTCCTCGCAG GGCTGTGTTGACCATCCCATCGTTTTGACAGAAGCGGTGTGCAACCCACTGTATTCGCGACAAATGATGTCTGAGCTCCTTTTTGAGTGCTACGGGGTTCCCAAGGTTGCCTACGGAATAGACAGCCTGTTCAGCTTCTACCACAATAAGCCAAAGACCTTGATTTCCGGTGGGCTCATCATTTCATCTGGGTACCAGTGCACACATATTTTACCCATCTTAGAAGGGAG GTTAGATGCTAAAAATTGCAAACGCATCAATCTGGGAGGAAGCCAAGCAGCTGGCTACCTCCAGCGTCTCCTGCAGCTGAAGTATCCTGGGCACCTGGCAGCTATCACACTCAGCCGCATGGAGGAGATCCTGCACGAGCACAGCTACATCGCGGAGGATTATGTGGAAG aattGCAGAAATGGCGGTGCCCTGACTATTATGAAAACAATGTGCACAAGATGCAGCTCCCATTTTCCAGTAAACTGCTCGGCAGCACTCTGACCGCTGAGGAGAAGCAGGAAaggcggcagcagcagctgcgGCGGCTGCAGGAGCTGAACGCCCGGCGGCGGGAGGAGAAGTTGCAGCTTGATCAGGAGCGGCTAGACAGACTGCAGTACGTGCAG GAACTTCTAGAGGATGGCCAGATGGATCAATTTCACAAAGCCCTGATGGAGCTGAACATGGACTCCCCAGAAGAGCTGCAGTCCTACATACACAAGCTCAGTTCGGCCGTGGAGCAAGCTAAGCAGAAAATCCTCCAATCCGAAGTCACCCTCGAGGTGGATGTGGTGGACAGCAAGCCTGAG ACCCCTGACCTAGAGCCACTAGAGCCGTCCCTGGAAGACGtggaaaacatcaatgattttGAACCCTTGTTTTCAGAGGAAACGCCAGAAGTGGAGAAGCCCGTCGCCGCTGTCCAG CCCGTGTTTAACTTGGCAGCATATCACCAGCTGTTTGTTGGGACTGAAAGAATTCGGGCTCCAGAGATTATCTTCCAGCCATCTCTCCTAGGCGAAGAGCAGGCTGGGATAGCGGAGACCCTTCAGTACATTCTGGACAG GTACCCAAAGGACGTTCAGGAGGTGCTGGTTCAGAACGTTTTCCTCACTGGCGGGAACTTGATGTATCCTGGGCTGAAAGTTAGAATCGAGAAGGAGCTGTTGGCGATGAGACCCTTTCAGTCATCTTTTCAG GTTCAGCTTGCCTCTAACCCTGTGCTGGACGCCTGGTATGGTGCTCGGGACTGGGCCTTGGACCACCTGGATGACGATGCCGTCTGGATCACCAGGAAAGAATAtgaagagaagggaggagagtaCTTCAAGGAGCATTTTGCTTCCAACATATACGTCCCCATCCACCTGCCAAAGCAGGCTTCACGCTCCTCAGAGGCCCAGGCGTCAGGCAAAGGCTCAGGGGCCAGTGGAGGCAGTGCTGGTGAGCAGGCATAA
- the SLC32A1 gene encoding vesicular inhibitory amino acid transporter: MATLLRSKLSNVATTVSNKSQAKVSGMFARMGFQAATDEEAVGFAHCDDLDFEHRQGLQMDILKTEGEPCGDEGAEPPVEGDIHYQRGDGAPLPPSGSKDQAVGAGGEFGGHDKPKITAWEAGWNVTNAIQGMFVLGLPYAILHGGYLGLFLIIFAAVVCCYTGKILIACLYEENEDGEVVRVRDSYVAIANACCAPRFPTLGGRVVNVAQIIELVMTCILYVVVSGNLMYNSFPGLPVSQKSWSIIATAMLLPCAFLKNLKAVSKFSLLCTLAHFVINILVIAYCLSRARDWAWEKVKFYIDVKKFPISIGIIVFSYTSQIFLPSLEGNMQQPSEFHCMMNWTHIAACVLKGLFALVAYLTWADETKEVITDNLPGSIRAVVNIFLVAKALLSYPLPFFAAVEVLEKSLFQEGSRAFFPACYGGDGRLKSWGLTLRCALVVFTLLMAIYVPHFALLMGLTGSLTGAGLCFLLPSLFHLRLLWRKLLWHQVFFDVAIFVIGGICSVSGFVHSLEGLIEAYGTNAED, translated from the exons ATGGCCACCCTGCTCCGCAGCAAGCTGTCCAACGTGGCCACGACCGTGTCCAACAAGTCTCAGGCCAAGGTGAGCGGCATGTTCGCCAGGATGGGTTTTCAGGCGGCCACCGACGAAGAGGCGGTGGGATTCGCGCACTGCGATGACCTAGACTTTGAGCACCGCCAGGGTCTGCAGATGGACATCCTGAAAACCGAGGGCGAGCCCTGCGGGGACGAGGGCGCCGAACCGCCAGTCGAGGGAGACATCCATTACCAGCGCGGCGACGGCGCGCCCCTGCCGCCCTCGGGCTCCAAGGACCAGGCCGTGGGGGCTGGTGGCGAGTTCGGGGGCCACGACAAGCCCAAGATCACGGCGTGGGAAGCGGGCTGGAACGTGACCAACGCTATCCAG GGTATGTTCGTGCTGGGCCTGCCCTACGCCATCCTGCACGGCGGCTACCTGGGGCTGTTCCTCATCATCTTCGCCGCCGTGGTGTGCTGCTACACCGGCAAGATCCTCATCGCCTGCCTGTACGAGGAGAACGAGGACGGCGAGGTGGTGCGCGTTCGGGACTCGTACGTGGCCATCGCCAACGCGTGCTGCGCTCCACGCTTCCCCACGCTGGGCGGCCGCGTGGTGAACGTGGCGCAGATCATCGAGCTGGTGATGACTTGCATCCTGTACGTGGTGGTGAGCGGCAACCTCATGTACAACAGCTTCCCGGGGCTGCCCGTGTCGCAGAAGTCCTGGTCCATCATCGCCACGGCCATGCTGCTGCCCTGCGCCTTCCTTAAGAACCTCAAGGCCGTTTCCAAATTCAGCCTGCTGTGCACCTTGGCCCACTTCGTCATCAACATCCTGGTCATCGCCTACTGCCTGTCGCGGGCGCGCGACTGGGCCTGGGAGAAGGTCAAGTTCTACATCGACGTCAAGAAGTTTCCCATCTCCATCGGCATCATCGTGTTCAGCTACACGTCGCAGATCTTCCTGCCTTCGCTGGAGGGCAACATGCAGCAGCCCAGCGAGTTCCACTGCATGATGAACTGGACACACATCGCCGCCTGCGTGCTCAAAGGCCTCTTCGCGCTCGTCGCCTACCTCACCTGGGCCGACGAGACCAAGGAGGTCATCACGGACAACCTGCCCGGCTCCATCCGCGCAGTGGTCAACATCTTCCTGGTGGCCAAGGCGCTGCTGTCCTATCCGCTGCCCTTCTTCGCCGCGGTCGAGGTGCTGGAGAAGTCGCTCTTCCAGGAAGGCAGCCGCGCCTTCTTCCCCGCCTGCTACGGCGGCGACGGCCGCCTCAAATCGTGGGGGCTGACGCTGCGCTGCGCGCTGGTGGTCTTCACGCTGCTCATGGCCATCTACGTGCCGCACTTCGCGCTGCTCATGGGCCTCACGGGCAGCCTCACGGGCGCCGGCCTCTGCTTCCTGCTGCCCAGCCTTTTCCACCTGCGCCTGCTCTGGCGCAAGCTGTTGTGGCACCAAGTCTTCTTCGACGTCGCCATCTTCGTCATCGGCGGCATCTGCAGCGTGTCCGGCTTCGTGCACTCGCTCGAGGGCCTCATCGAGGCCTACGGAACCAACGCGGAGGACTAG